Proteins found in one Cloacibacillus sp. genomic segment:
- a CDS encoding Synerg-CTERM sorting domain-containing protein, translated as MTPAEISLNIGGMETLTAICDQGETIRWSSAKEAIATVDEKGNVTGVAKGETDIIATGISSGKSGKCHVVVSEKPVTPPIEPIKPVLPVVSDDVKEEVKPVVGETETDTAEAAAKLDGITEDMLEIDKDEIVAVKADTVVKVVENIATLENVTSADVLPLPVFTAKVDSKKTVMISFSLAGADLKAAKPEDVKVLKILGADSGRLFKYASEITADMDEKFTIQKVDGTIFKGAIEGSETYILSIFIKDGGAYDLDEADGLVADPAAILATKTVEPHHGGSSSGCNAGFAGLLLLVAIPFIYRRKR; from the coding sequence GTGACACCGGCGGAGATCTCGCTTAATATCGGCGGTATGGAAACATTAACGGCGATATGTGACCAGGGAGAAACCATCAGATGGAGCTCCGCTAAGGAAGCCATCGCGACTGTGGACGAAAAGGGAAATGTAACCGGTGTTGCCAAGGGCGAGACGGATATAATCGCAACCGGCATTAGCAGCGGCAAATCGGGCAAATGTCACGTCGTAGTATCTGAAAAGCCTGTCACGCCTCCCATCGAACCGATCAAACCGGTCCTTCCGGTCGTCTCCGACGATGTAAAGGAAGAGGTAAAACCGGTAGTTGGCGAGACGGAGACTGACACTGCGGAGGCCGCCGCCAAGCTCGACGGCATTACGGAAGATATGCTTGAGATAGACAAGGACGAAATCGTAGCGGTAAAGGCGGATACGGTGGTCAAGGTCGTTGAAAATATAGCGACGCTGGAAAACGTCACCTCCGCCGACGTGCTTCCGCTTCCCGTGTTCACGGCGAAGGTTGACAGCAAAAAGACGGTAATGATCAGCTTCTCCCTCGCCGGTGCGGATTTGAAGGCGGCAAAGCCGGAAGACGTTAAAGTGCTGAAGATACTGGGCGCGGACAGCGGCAGACTCTTCAAGTACGCTTCGGAGATCACGGCCGATATGGATGAAAAATTCACCATTCAGAAGGTGGACGGAACGATATTCAAGGGCGCGATAGAGGGAAGCGAGACGTATATTCTCTCGATCTTCATCAAAGACGGCGGCGCCTATGACCTTGACGAGGCCGACGGCCTGGTAGCCGACCCCGCGGCGATACTTGCCACAAAGACGGTAGAGCCGCACCACGGCGGCT
- a CDS encoding helix-turn-helix transcriptional regulator, whose translation MAIGDRLKISRERLGWSQYRMEEESGYSRNSIINWETGVRVPRADILAELAKLLNTTSAYLVGETDDPLPPAPEAQTSARRDEYTGITRGSSPLLNLAIIFETLKHDGSNMSEEERAAVMSLLTACIHEISKK comes from the coding sequence ATGGCAATTGGCGATAGGCTTAAAATCAGCAGGGAACGTTTGGGGTGGAGTCAATACCGGATGGAAGAGGAGTCAGGGTATTCGCGGAACTCGATCATCAACTGGGAGACCGGGGTGCGCGTACCCAGGGCAGATATATTGGCCGAGCTTGCGAAGCTGCTCAACACCACCTCCGCTTACCTTGTGGGAGAGACTGACGACCCCCTGCCGCCGGCGCCGGAGGCACAGACCTCGGCAAGGAGGGATGAATATACGGGCATAACACGAGGAAGCTCTCCTTTATTAAACCTTGCTATAATTTTTGAGACATTAAAACACGACGGCTCGAACATGAGCGAGGAAGAAAGGGCCGCCGTGATGTCGCTTCTTACCGCCTGCATACACGAAATCAGCAAAAAATAG